The Channa argus isolate prfri chromosome 14, Channa argus male v1.0, whole genome shotgun sequence genome includes a window with the following:
- the amy2a gene encoding pancreatic alpha-amylase: MQVFILVALFGVGLAQHDPHTKKGRTAIVHLFEWRWADIAAECERFLAPNGFGGVQISPPNEHIVLDQPWRPWWQRYQPISYNLCSRSGSEEELKDMITRCNNVGVNIYVDAVINHMCGSGGGKGTHSSCGSWFDAGKRNFPSVPYSSLDFNDQKCNTGSGEIENYGDASQVRDCRLSSLLDLALEKEYVRGKVADYMNKLIDMGVAGFRVDACKHMWPGDLAAVYGRLHNLNTKWFPRDSRPFIYQEVIDLGGEPITSREYFHLGRVTEFKYGGKLGTVFRKWSGEKLCYTRNWGEGWGFMPNDKALVFIDNHDNQRGHGAGGASIITFWDSRLYKMAVGYMLAHPYGVARVMSSFRWDRHFVDGKDQNDWIGPPSHANGSTKPVPINPDQTCGDGWVCEHRWRQIKNMVIFRNVVNGQPHSNWWDNQHNQVAFGRGNRGFIVFNNDDWALDVTLYTGMPGGTYCDVISGQKEGNRCTGKQISVGSDGRAHFRISNTDEDPFVAIHAESKL, from the exons ATGCAGGTGTTCATTCTGGTGGCTCTGTTTGGGGTCGGCCTAGCGCAGCACGACCCCCACACCAAGAAGGGCAGGACGGCCATTGTCCACCTGTTCGAGTGGCGCTGGGCTGACATCGCTGCAGAGTGTGAGCGCTTCTTAGCTCCCAATGGCTTTGGGGGAGTTCAG ATCTCCCCTCCAAATGAGCACATTGTGCTGGACCAGCCCTGGAGGCCCTGGTGGCAGCGATACCAGCCAATCAGCTACAACCTGTGCTCCAGATCAGGCAGTGAGGAAGAGCTGAAAGACATGATCACCAGATGCAACAATGTTGGG GTCAACATCTATGTGGATGCTGTCATCAACCACATGTGTGGATCTGGCGGTGGAAAGGGAACTCATTCTTCGTGTGGAAGCTGGTTCGACGCTGGCAAAAGGAACTTTCCCAGTGTCCCCTATTCCAGTTTGGACTTCAACGACCAAAAATGCAACACTGGCAGCGGTGAAATTGAGAACTACGGTGATGCCAGTCAG GTACGCGATTGTCGTCTGAGCAGTCTGTTGGATCTCGCGCTGGAGAAAGAATATGTCAGGGGCAAGGTGGCCGACTACATGAACAAGCTGATTGACATGGGTGTGGCTGGATTCAGAGTGGATGCCTGCAAGCACATGTGGCCTGGAGATCTGGCTGCTGTCTATGGTCGTCTGCACAACCTTAACACCAAGTGGTTCCCCAGGGACTCCAGACCCTTCATCTACCAGGAG GTTATTGATCTGGGAGGTGAGCCCATCACGTCAAGAGAGTACTTCCATCTGGGAAGGGTCACTGAGTTCAAGTACGGGGGCAAACTGGGAACTGTTTTCAGAAAATGGAGCGGGGAAAAGCTGTGTTATACCAG GAACTGGGGAGAGGGATGGGGTTTCATGCCAAACGACAAAGCGCTCGTCTTCATTGACAACCACGATAACCAAAGAGGCCATGGTGCTGGTGGCGCCTCCATTATTACATTCTGGGACTCCAGGCTCTACAAGATGGCTGTCGGCTACATGCTTGCCCACCCTTACGGTGTAGCCAGGGTGATGTCTAGCTTCCGCTGGGACCGACACTTTGTGGATGGAAAA GATCAGAATGACTGGATAGGCCCTCCCAGCCATGCTAATGGATCCACCAAGCCTGTTCCCATCAACCCTGACCAGACTTGTGGTGATGGATGGGTGTGTGAGCACAGATGGCGTCAGATCAA GAATATGGTCATTTTCCGTAACGTGGTCAATGGACAGCCTCACTCCAACTGGTGGGATAACCAACACAACCAGGTTGCCTTTGGACGTGGTAACCGTGGTTTCATCGTCTTTAACAATGATGACTG GGCCCTGGATGTCACCCTGTACACTGGCATGCCCGGTGGCACCTACTGTGACGTCATTTCTGGCCAGAAGGAAGGAAACAGGTGCACTGGGAAGCAGATCAGTGTTGGCAGTGATGGCCGAGCCCACTTCAGGATCAGCAACACAGATGAAGACCCTTTTGTTGCTATTCATGCTGAGTCcaaactgtaa